A region of Sparus aurata chromosome 8, fSpaAur1.1, whole genome shotgun sequence DNA encodes the following proteins:
- the fanci gene encoding Fanconi anemia group I protein isoform X3, whose translation MKADMDKIITLSDRDSPAELQKYLSSLTDDQLITGITNGALKGKKVGATIKGIFKGSPANSTEGSDRRLLVYQHCIPLCESGDLQTEVAADIIGLLMLETHTLSGPSLAQLASLFVEAIKVGKMGSGKSLELFPTVLTALSACEVLSYGKGELSGEEYKKQLINSLCSSRWDPQCVIHLTTMFRDVPLSSEELRFLVEKVLRMFAKLDLQEIPPLVYQLLLLSAKGCKKQVLDGIISYFKEQDVRQEEEQKDGESLELEVQSIPQDQLRHVEGTVILHIVFAIRLDHELGREFLKSFKTSYGDLCPFSVALMLSVARIQRYEEQVFDLLKGAIIKSFKDEQLQQGSKFLQDLLPEHCSVAQMILDTVKNSVFGWDHVTQGLVQLGFCLMDAFGPKPGPFGKTTEGSATIARTPTQQACKLGGQVLLQGFKMHEPIRGEILEQVLNRLVTKTASPVSHYLDLFSDIVVSAPMILLESSSKLTETFDHLSYLPLATVQGLLKAVQPLLKVSMSLKDALILVLRKAMFSSQLDGRKSAVTGFLLLLKNFKVLGSLASSQCSQAISSSQVQVDVHSRYNSAANEAFCLEILSSLRRCLSQQADVRLMLYEGFYDVLRRNSQLASSIMQTLFSQLRRYYEPEQDLLPPVKLEPCITAHGDQVYLQEPLAHLVSCTVHCLLWLQNLHRSTNRNADNSDDDEGEEEEEEEGYQSELQTILESMTRRMIKSELEDFELDKSAEFSMGSSVGVKNNIYAVLVMGVYEVLMEYNFIKANYSKSRFEELMELFNRYHKLSEILREKSGKGRLPSHKTPRSLLSLGFISTLLTVLFRDSTQSREEALSVLRASGDFVRYAVSVAVQKIQQLEETGHTDGPDGQNTERTFRFLCDMTSVLIWRYTNIPSVVEDAGKKEKRSSLSQLCLEGLLRIFTTCQQRFPDRMAQLLSTMDISEEADESDDNTEMNFFYIRQFQRALFTQLSGGEDEFNSKEAQLLVSILSVLSRQLKPSSKQFVQMITWTVKICKETSFEDSAFSKGLLSLLFNLHVLYKSPVSLLLELCQDIHSQRGDIDPEVEVEKQSHFAIVNTKTVTNAALLVLSQVDRVLDEVDWLIARKKSQTLFDKSGSGEATQTAGQQDPIEKAVTLQLGTLLTALNELVQTSLLPGNCTITLLRELTRTYNILTTLVKYYIQVCTSQHVALPARFEKLVKLSGSHLTPQCYAFIIYAQSGEYNGGGADDKKKKKRNDGNTITSAKLQRETTGIPNLIFSIEQYEKYLITLSKKSKVNLMQYMKLSTSRDFRINANTLDAALQEQDNAEETTESQDVEETPEPKQKKRRQ comes from the exons ATGAAGGCTGATATGGATAAGATTATCACACTGTCAGATCGAGACAGTCCTGCCGAGCTTCAGAAGTACCTGTCCTCCCTTACTGATGACCAG CTAATCACTGGGATAACAAATGGGGCACTAAAGGGAAAGAAGGTCGGGGCCACGATTAAAGGCATATTCAAAG GCTCTCCAGCCAATTCCACCGAAGGATCAGACCGCAGACTTCTTGTTTATCAACACTGCATCCCGCTGTGTGAGTCTGGGGATCTTCAGACTGAGGTGGCGGCTGATATCATTGGACTACTGATGctggag actcacacactgtCCGGACCGTCTCTTGCGCAACTGGCGTCTCTTTTCGTTGAAGCCATTAAGGTGGGAAAGATGGGAAGTGGGAAATCCCTGGAGCTCTTCCCGACTGTACTTACTGCCCTTTCAGCCTGTGAAGTCTTGTCTTATGGCAAAG GTGAACTCAGTGGTGAGGAAtacaagaaacagctgatcaacagCCTCTGTTCAAGCAG ATGGGACCCACAATGTGTCATCCACCTGACAACCATGTTCAG AGATGTGCCCTTGTCATCAGAGGAGCTGCGGTTTTTGGTTGAGAAAGTCCTGAGGATGTTCGCCAAACTGGATCTGCAGGAGATCCCACCTCTGGTTTATCAGCTGCTGCTCTTATCTGCAAAG GGTTGTAAGAAACAGGTCCTGGATGGAATCATCAGTTATTTTAAGGAGCAAGACGTTCGCCAGGAAGAAGAGCAGAAAGATGGAGA GAGCTTGGAACTAGAGGTCCAGTCCATCCCACAGGACCAGTTAAGGCACGTGGAGGGCACTGTGATCCTCCACATAGTGTTTGCCATACGACTCGACCATGAACTCGGGAGAGAATTCCTTAAAAGTTTTAAG ACATCTTATGGGGACCTGTGCCCTTTCAGTGTTGCCCTGATGCTCTCAGTGGCTCGCATCCAGCGTTATGAGGAGCAG GTGTTTGACCTTTTGAAGGGGGCAATCATCAAGAGCTTCAAGGacgagcagctgcagcaggggtCAAAGTTCCTGCAGGACCTTCTGCCTGAACACTGCAGCGTGGCTCAGATGATACTGGACACAGTGAAGAACAG TGTGTTTGGTTGGGATCATGTGACCCAGGGGCTGGTGCAGCTGGGCTTCTGCCTCATGGATGCATTTGGACCCAAACCTGGACCCTTTGGCAAGACCACAGAAGGTTCTGCTACCATAGCCCGGACCCCGACTCAGCAGGCATGTAAACTGGGTGGACAGGTGCTCTTACAGGGCTTTAAG ATGCACGAGCCTATCAGAGGAGAGATACTGGAGCAGGTGTTGAATCGATTGGTCACAAAGACAGCCTCACCTGTCAGTCATTACTTAG ACCTTTTCTCTGACATTGTGGTCTCTGCTCCCATGATCCTCCTCGAGTCATCCTCCAAGCTGACAGAGACATTTGACCACCTGTCATACCTGCCCTTGGCGACTGTTCAGGGTCTACTAAAAGCTGTCCAG CCCCTGCTAAAAGTCAGCATGTCCTTGAAAGATGCTTTGATTCTGGTTCTACGCAAGGCCATGTTTTCCAG CCAACTGGATGGCAGGAAGTCTGCAGTGACCGGCTTCTTGTTGCTGCTGAAGAACTTCAAAGTGTTGGGCAGCTTGGCGTCGAGCCAGTGTAGCCAGGCAATCTCGTCTAGTCAG GTTCAAGTGGACGTTCATTCTCGTTACAACTCTGCTGCAAACGAAGCGTTCTGTCTGGAGATCCTCAGCAGCCTCCGTCGCTGCCTCAGCCAGCAGGCCGACGTGCGCCTCATGCTCTATGAG GGTTTCTATGATGTTCTCCGTCGCAACTCTCAACTTGCAAGCTCCATCATGCAGACCCTCTtctcacag TTGAGACGGTACTACGAGCCTGAACAAGACCTCCTGCCCCCGGTGAAGCTGGAACCGTGCATCACAGCTCACGGAGACCAAGTCTACCTCCAGGAGCCGCTG GCCCATCTGGTGAGCTGTACTGTACATTGCCTGCTGTGGCTACAGAACCTGCACCGATCAACCAACCGCAACGCTGACAACAGCGATGACGacgagggtgaggaggaggaggaggaagagggataCCAGTCTGAACTTCAGACAATCCTAGAGAGCATGACGAGACGTATGATAAAGAGTGAACTGGAGGACTTTGAACTG GACAAGTCAGCTGAGTTTTCCATGGGATCCAGTGTTGGGGTAAAGAATAATATCTACGCTGTGCTGGTGATGGGAGTGTATGAGGTCCTCATGGAGTACAACTTCATCAAAGCCAACTACAG TAAAAGCCGCTTCGAGGAGCTCATGGAGCTGTTCAACCGCTACCACAAGCTGTCTGAGATCCTGAGGGAGAAATCCGGAAAAGGTCGATTGCCTTCACACAAGACCCCCCGCAGCTTACTGTCTTTGGGCTTCATATCAactcttctcactgtgctcttCAG agacAGTactcagagcagagaggaggctcTATCGGTGCTTCGCGCCAGTGGTGATTTTGTGCGTTATGCGGTGAGCGTGGCTGTACAGAAGAtccagcagctggaggaaacTGGACACACGGACGGCCCGGATGgacagaacacagagagaacTTTCCGCTTCCTCTGTGACATGACAAG TGTGCTGATATGGCGCTACACCAACATCCCGAGTGTTGTGGAGGACGCAGGGAAAAAGGAGAAGCGCTCCAGCCTCTCCCAACTGTGTCTGGAAGGTCTGCTCAGGATCTTCACGACATGCCAGCAGCGCTTTCCAGACAGGATGGCTCAGCTCCTCTCCACCATGG ACATCTCAGAGGAAGCCGACGAGTCCGATGATAACACAGAGATGAACTTCTTCTACATCCGACAGTTTCAG AGGGCGCTGTTCACACAGTTAAGTGGGGGTGAGGATGAATTTAACAGCAAAGAGGCTCAGCTGCTGGTCAGCATCTTGAGTGTGCTCTCCCGCCAGCTAAAGCCCTCCTCCAAACAG TTTGTACAGATGATCACATGGACTGTGAAAATCTGCAAAGAGACCAGTTTTG AGGATTCAGCGTTCTCCAAGGGCctgctttctctcctcttcaACCTGCACGTTCTCTATAAGAGTCCTGTAAGCCTGCTGCTCGAGCTCTGCCAAGACATCCACAGCCAACGGGGAGATATCGATCCG GAAGTGGAGGTGGAAAAACAGTCTCACTTTGCCATTGTGAACACGAAGACTGTGACTAATGCAGCA CTGCTGGTCCTGTCGCAGGTGGACAGAGTGCTTGATGAAGTGGACTGGCTGATTGCCAGAAAGAAAAGCCAGACACTCTTTGACAAATCGGGCTCCG GTGAGGCCACCCAGACTGCAGGCCAGCAGGATCCAATAGAGAAAGCTGTGACACTGCAGCTGGGGACTCTTTTGACGGCGTTAAACGAGCTGGTCCAGACATCCCTGCTGCCTGGCAACTGTACCATCACACTGCTGAGAGAACTGACTCGCACATACAACATCCTCACCACCCTGGTCAAATAT tACATCCAGGTGTGTACAAGCCAGCATGTTGCACTGCCGGCCCGCTTTGAGAAGCTG GTCAAACTGTCCGGCTCCCACCTGACACCACAGTGCTACGCCTTCATCATTTACGCACAG AGTGGAGAATACAATGGTGGCGGTGCAGatgacaagaagaaaaagaagaggaatgACGGGAACACTATTACCTCG GCAAAACTTCAGCGAGAGACAACGGGCATCCCGAACTTAATCTTCAGCATCGAGCAGTACGAAAAATATCTCATCACGCTCTCCAAAAAATCTAAG GTAAATCTGATGCAGTACATGAAGCTGAGCACCTCCAGAGATTTCCGCATCAACGCTAACACTCTTGATGCAGCCCTGCAGGAGCAGGATAACGCTGAGGAG ACCACAGAGTCACAGGACGTAGAGGAGACACCAGAACccaaacagaagaagagaaggcaGTGA
- the fanci gene encoding Fanconi anemia group I protein isoform X1 yields MKADMDKIITLSDRDSPAELQKYLSSLTDDQLITGITNGALKGKKVGATIKGIFKGSPANSTEGSDRRLLVYQHCIPLCESGDLQTEVAADIIGLLMLETHTLSGPSLAQLASLFVEAIKVGKMGSGKSLELFPTVLTALSACEVLSYGKGELSGEEYKKQLINSLCSSRWDPQCVIHLTTMFRDVPLSSEELRFLVEKVLRMFAKLDLQEIPPLVYQLLLLSAKGCKKQVLDGIISYFKEQDVRQEEEQKDGESLELEVQSIPQDQLRHVEGTVILHIVFAIRLDHELGREFLKSFKTSYGDLCPFSVALMLSVARIQRYEEQVFDLLKGAIIKSFKDEQLQQGSKFLQDLLPEHCSVAQMILDTVKNSVFGWDHVTQGLVQLGFCLMDAFGPKPGPFGKTTEGSATIARTPTQQACKLGGQVLLQGFKMHEPIRGEILEQVLNRLVTKTASPVSHYLDLFSDIVVSAPMILLESSSKLTETFDHLSYLPLATVQGLLKAVQPLLKVSMSLKDALILVLRKAMFSSQLDGRKSAVTGFLLLLKNFKVLGSLASSQCSQAISSSQVQVDVHSRYNSAANEAFCLEILSSLRRCLSQQADVRLMLYEGFYDVLRRNSQLASSIMQTLFSQLRRYYEPEQDLLPPVKLEPCITAHGDQVYLQEPLAHLVSCTVHCLLWLQNLHRSTNRNADNSDDDEGEEEEEEEGYQSELQTILESMTRRMIKSELEDFELDKSAEFSMGSSVGVKNNIYAVLVMGVYEVLMEYNFIKANYSKSRFEELMELFNRYHKLSEILREKSGKGRLPSHKTPRSLLSLGFISTLLTVLFRDSTQSREEALSVLRASGDFVRYAVSVAVQKIQQLEETGHTDGPDGQNTERTFRFLCDMTSVLIWRYTNIPSVVEDAGKKEKRSSLSQLCLEGLLRIFTTCQQRFPDRMAQLLSTMDISEEADESDDNTEMNFFYIRQFQRALFTQLSGGEDEFNSKEAQLLVSILSVLSRQLKPSSKQFVQMITWTVKICKETSFEDSAFSKGLLSLLFNLHVLYKSPVSLLLELCQDIHSQRGDIDPEVEVEKQSHFAIVNTKTVTNAALLVLSQVDRVLDEVDWLIARKKSQTLFDKSGSGEATQTAGQQDPIEKAVTLQLGTLLTALNELVQTSLLPGNCTITLLRELTRTYNILTTLVKYYIQVCTSQHVALPARFEKLVKLSGSHLTPQCYAFIIYAQSGEYNGGGADDKKKKKRNDGNTITSAKLQRETTGIPNLIFSIEQYEKYLITLSKKSKVNLMQYMKLSTSRDFRINANTLDAALQEQDNAEEVSVISQLQNSFSAIVFSPFSSARWDSSVCFFVPFRPQSHRT; encoded by the exons ATGAAGGCTGATATGGATAAGATTATCACACTGTCAGATCGAGACAGTCCTGCCGAGCTTCAGAAGTACCTGTCCTCCCTTACTGATGACCAG CTAATCACTGGGATAACAAATGGGGCACTAAAGGGAAAGAAGGTCGGGGCCACGATTAAAGGCATATTCAAAG GCTCTCCAGCCAATTCCACCGAAGGATCAGACCGCAGACTTCTTGTTTATCAACACTGCATCCCGCTGTGTGAGTCTGGGGATCTTCAGACTGAGGTGGCGGCTGATATCATTGGACTACTGATGctggag actcacacactgtCCGGACCGTCTCTTGCGCAACTGGCGTCTCTTTTCGTTGAAGCCATTAAGGTGGGAAAGATGGGAAGTGGGAAATCCCTGGAGCTCTTCCCGACTGTACTTACTGCCCTTTCAGCCTGTGAAGTCTTGTCTTATGGCAAAG GTGAACTCAGTGGTGAGGAAtacaagaaacagctgatcaacagCCTCTGTTCAAGCAG ATGGGACCCACAATGTGTCATCCACCTGACAACCATGTTCAG AGATGTGCCCTTGTCATCAGAGGAGCTGCGGTTTTTGGTTGAGAAAGTCCTGAGGATGTTCGCCAAACTGGATCTGCAGGAGATCCCACCTCTGGTTTATCAGCTGCTGCTCTTATCTGCAAAG GGTTGTAAGAAACAGGTCCTGGATGGAATCATCAGTTATTTTAAGGAGCAAGACGTTCGCCAGGAAGAAGAGCAGAAAGATGGAGA GAGCTTGGAACTAGAGGTCCAGTCCATCCCACAGGACCAGTTAAGGCACGTGGAGGGCACTGTGATCCTCCACATAGTGTTTGCCATACGACTCGACCATGAACTCGGGAGAGAATTCCTTAAAAGTTTTAAG ACATCTTATGGGGACCTGTGCCCTTTCAGTGTTGCCCTGATGCTCTCAGTGGCTCGCATCCAGCGTTATGAGGAGCAG GTGTTTGACCTTTTGAAGGGGGCAATCATCAAGAGCTTCAAGGacgagcagctgcagcaggggtCAAAGTTCCTGCAGGACCTTCTGCCTGAACACTGCAGCGTGGCTCAGATGATACTGGACACAGTGAAGAACAG TGTGTTTGGTTGGGATCATGTGACCCAGGGGCTGGTGCAGCTGGGCTTCTGCCTCATGGATGCATTTGGACCCAAACCTGGACCCTTTGGCAAGACCACAGAAGGTTCTGCTACCATAGCCCGGACCCCGACTCAGCAGGCATGTAAACTGGGTGGACAGGTGCTCTTACAGGGCTTTAAG ATGCACGAGCCTATCAGAGGAGAGATACTGGAGCAGGTGTTGAATCGATTGGTCACAAAGACAGCCTCACCTGTCAGTCATTACTTAG ACCTTTTCTCTGACATTGTGGTCTCTGCTCCCATGATCCTCCTCGAGTCATCCTCCAAGCTGACAGAGACATTTGACCACCTGTCATACCTGCCCTTGGCGACTGTTCAGGGTCTACTAAAAGCTGTCCAG CCCCTGCTAAAAGTCAGCATGTCCTTGAAAGATGCTTTGATTCTGGTTCTACGCAAGGCCATGTTTTCCAG CCAACTGGATGGCAGGAAGTCTGCAGTGACCGGCTTCTTGTTGCTGCTGAAGAACTTCAAAGTGTTGGGCAGCTTGGCGTCGAGCCAGTGTAGCCAGGCAATCTCGTCTAGTCAG GTTCAAGTGGACGTTCATTCTCGTTACAACTCTGCTGCAAACGAAGCGTTCTGTCTGGAGATCCTCAGCAGCCTCCGTCGCTGCCTCAGCCAGCAGGCCGACGTGCGCCTCATGCTCTATGAG GGTTTCTATGATGTTCTCCGTCGCAACTCTCAACTTGCAAGCTCCATCATGCAGACCCTCTtctcacag TTGAGACGGTACTACGAGCCTGAACAAGACCTCCTGCCCCCGGTGAAGCTGGAACCGTGCATCACAGCTCACGGAGACCAAGTCTACCTCCAGGAGCCGCTG GCCCATCTGGTGAGCTGTACTGTACATTGCCTGCTGTGGCTACAGAACCTGCACCGATCAACCAACCGCAACGCTGACAACAGCGATGACGacgagggtgaggaggaggaggaggaagagggataCCAGTCTGAACTTCAGACAATCCTAGAGAGCATGACGAGACGTATGATAAAGAGTGAACTGGAGGACTTTGAACTG GACAAGTCAGCTGAGTTTTCCATGGGATCCAGTGTTGGGGTAAAGAATAATATCTACGCTGTGCTGGTGATGGGAGTGTATGAGGTCCTCATGGAGTACAACTTCATCAAAGCCAACTACAG TAAAAGCCGCTTCGAGGAGCTCATGGAGCTGTTCAACCGCTACCACAAGCTGTCTGAGATCCTGAGGGAGAAATCCGGAAAAGGTCGATTGCCTTCACACAAGACCCCCCGCAGCTTACTGTCTTTGGGCTTCATATCAactcttctcactgtgctcttCAG agacAGTactcagagcagagaggaggctcTATCGGTGCTTCGCGCCAGTGGTGATTTTGTGCGTTATGCGGTGAGCGTGGCTGTACAGAAGAtccagcagctggaggaaacTGGACACACGGACGGCCCGGATGgacagaacacagagagaacTTTCCGCTTCCTCTGTGACATGACAAG TGTGCTGATATGGCGCTACACCAACATCCCGAGTGTTGTGGAGGACGCAGGGAAAAAGGAGAAGCGCTCCAGCCTCTCCCAACTGTGTCTGGAAGGTCTGCTCAGGATCTTCACGACATGCCAGCAGCGCTTTCCAGACAGGATGGCTCAGCTCCTCTCCACCATGG ACATCTCAGAGGAAGCCGACGAGTCCGATGATAACACAGAGATGAACTTCTTCTACATCCGACAGTTTCAG AGGGCGCTGTTCACACAGTTAAGTGGGGGTGAGGATGAATTTAACAGCAAAGAGGCTCAGCTGCTGGTCAGCATCTTGAGTGTGCTCTCCCGCCAGCTAAAGCCCTCCTCCAAACAG TTTGTACAGATGATCACATGGACTGTGAAAATCTGCAAAGAGACCAGTTTTG AGGATTCAGCGTTCTCCAAGGGCctgctttctctcctcttcaACCTGCACGTTCTCTATAAGAGTCCTGTAAGCCTGCTGCTCGAGCTCTGCCAAGACATCCACAGCCAACGGGGAGATATCGATCCG GAAGTGGAGGTGGAAAAACAGTCTCACTTTGCCATTGTGAACACGAAGACTGTGACTAATGCAGCA CTGCTGGTCCTGTCGCAGGTGGACAGAGTGCTTGATGAAGTGGACTGGCTGATTGCCAGAAAGAAAAGCCAGACACTCTTTGACAAATCGGGCTCCG GTGAGGCCACCCAGACTGCAGGCCAGCAGGATCCAATAGAGAAAGCTGTGACACTGCAGCTGGGGACTCTTTTGACGGCGTTAAACGAGCTGGTCCAGACATCCCTGCTGCCTGGCAACTGTACCATCACACTGCTGAGAGAACTGACTCGCACATACAACATCCTCACCACCCTGGTCAAATAT tACATCCAGGTGTGTACAAGCCAGCATGTTGCACTGCCGGCCCGCTTTGAGAAGCTG GTCAAACTGTCCGGCTCCCACCTGACACCACAGTGCTACGCCTTCATCATTTACGCACAG AGTGGAGAATACAATGGTGGCGGTGCAGatgacaagaagaaaaagaagaggaatgACGGGAACACTATTACCTCG GCAAAACTTCAGCGAGAGACAACGGGCATCCCGAACTTAATCTTCAGCATCGAGCAGTACGAAAAATATCTCATCACGCTCTCCAAAAAATCTAAG GTAAATCTGATGCAGTACATGAAGCTGAGCACCTCCAGAGATTTCCGCATCAACGCTAACACTCTTGATGCAGCCCTGCAGGAGCAGGATAACGCTGAGGAGGTGAGTGTAATCTCACAGCTCCAAAACTCATTTAGTGCCATAgttttctctcccttctcttcTGCAAGGTGGGATTCAAgtgtctgtttctttgttccTTTCAGACCACAGAGTCACAGGACGTAG